In Quercus lobata isolate SW786 chromosome 12, ValleyOak3.0 Primary Assembly, whole genome shotgun sequence, a genomic segment contains:
- the LOC115969885 gene encoding uncharacterized protein OsI_027940-like yields MRFPCFYICYCYVLFINECISCCSRHPEVKWAQRADKVFITVQLPDAKNAKVNLEPEGVFTFSASAGAEDHLYELKLDLFDKVNVEESKINIGVRTIFCILEKAENGWWKKLLRGDGKAPHNIKVDWDKWVDEDEETGPGADLDLGGMDFSKFGDMGGMGGMGGMGGMGGMDMGGMGMGGMGMGDDAMGDDFADSDDEDQEVSKPDFDKLEEGAKAGHDAAKSEGDAPEEKKEAAPST; encoded by the exons ATGAGATTTCCATGTTTCTACATTTGTTATTGTTATGTCCTGTTTATAAACGAATGCATTTCCTGTTGTAGTCGTCATCCTGAGGTGAAGTGGGCCCAGAGGGCAGACAAGGTTTTTATTACAGTGCAATTGCCAGATGCCAAAAATGCTAAGGTTAATCTAGAGCCAGAAGGTGTTTTTACCTTCTCTGCCAGTGCGGGAGCGGAAGACCACCTTTATGAGCTGAAGTTGGATCTTTTTGATAAGGTTAATGTAGAG GAAAGCAAAATAAACATAGGAGTAAGGACCATATTCTGCATCTTGGAGAAGGCAGAGAACGGATGGTGGAAAAAACTATTGCGTGGAGATGGCAAGGCCCCACATAATATCAAAGTAGATTGGGACAAATGGGTGGATGAAGATGAAGAGACCG GTCCTGGTGCTGACTTGGATTTGGGAGGAATGGACTTCTCG AAATTTGGTGACATGGGAGGCATGGGAGGCATGGGTGGCATGGGTGGCATGGGAGGCATGGACATGGGAGGTATGGGCATGGGAGGCATGGGCATGGGTGATGATGCTATGGGTGATGACTTTGCTGACAGTGATGATGAAG ACCAAGAAGTTTCCAAGCCAGACTTCGACAAATTAGAAGAAGGGGCAAAAGCAGGACATGATGCTGCTAAGAGTGAGGGTGATGCTccagaagagaaaaaagaagctGCTCCAAGCACATAG
- the LOC115969898 gene encoding WD repeat-containing protein GTS1-like isoform X1 produces the protein MEATDMDVEEQPQNNPNPNSNSNPNSYKRFGLKNSIQTNFGDDYVFQIVPREDWTAMAVSLSTNAVKLYSPVTGQYYGECRGHSDTINHISFPGASSPHVLHSSSSDGTIRAWDTRTFQQVLCISAGDSQEVFSFSFGGSTDNLLAAGCKSQILFWDWRNKKQVACLEDAHVEDVTQVHFVPGHQSKLLSASVDGLICIFDTDGDINDDDNLESVINVGTSIGKVGFLGERYQKLWCLTHIETLSVWDWRDAKSEASFQDARSLASDSWTLDHVDYFVDCHYSKEDERLWVIGGSNSGTIGYFPVNYNGVGVIGSPEAVLAGGHTGIVRSVLPMASMQQGGLAQNQGIFGWTGAEDGRLCCWLSDESPQINRSWISTALIMKSPSTRKKNRHNPY, from the exons ATGGAGGCTACGGACATGGATGTTGAAGAACAACCTCAAAACAATCCCAATCCCAATTCCAATTCCAACCCAAATTCTTACAAGCGGTTCGGTCttaaaaactcaatccaaaccaACTTCGGCGATGACTACGTTTTCCAAATTGTCCCCAG GGAGGATTGGACGGCAATGGCGGTGTCATTATCAACAAATGCAGTGAAGCTTTACTCACCAGTGACTGGTCAGTACTATGGAGAGTGTAGGGGTCACTCTGATACCATAAATCATATCTCTTTCCCGGGTGCATCAAGTCCACATGTGTTGCACTCTTCCTCTTCTGATGGAACCATTAGAGCTTGGGATACCAGGACATTCCAGCAG GTTTTGTGTATAAGTGCTGGCGATTCACAAGAGGTCTTCAGCTTCTCATTTGGAGGATCAACTGATAATCTTCTTGCTGCAGGATGTAAATCTCAG ATACTCTTCTGGGATTGGAGGAACAAGAAGCAAGTTGCTTGTTTGGAGGACGCTCATGTGGAAGATGTTACGCAG GTTCACTTTGTCCCTGGCCATCAAAGCAAACTTCTTTCTGCATCTGTAGATGGGTTGATATGTATATTTGATACTGATGGAGATATAAATGATGACGATAATCTTGAATCA GTAATTAATGTGGGAACTTCAATTGGTAAAGTGGGGTTTCTTGGAGAGAGGTATCAAAAGCTCTGGTGTTTGACCCATATTGAGACCTTAAG TGTTTGGGACTGGAGAGATGCAAAAAGTGAAGCAAGCTTCCAAGATGCCCGTTCATTAGCTTCTGATAGTTGGACATTAGATCAT GTAGATTATTTTGTCGATTGTCACTACTCAAAAGAAGATGAACGACTATGGGTGATTGGCGGCAGTAACTCTGGCACTATAGGCTACTTTCCAGTAAATTATAATGGAGTGGGAGTCATAGGATCTCCAGAAGCAGTTCTTGCGGGTGGGCATACAGGTATTGTGAGGAGTGTGTTGCCTATGGCAAGTATGCAGCAGGGTGGGCTAGCCCAAAACCAAGGCATTTTTGGATGGACAGGTGCTGAAGATGGCCGCTTATGCTGCTGGTTGTCTGATGAATCTCCTCAGATAAATAGATCATGGATTTCAACCGCATTGATAATGAAGTCACCCAGTACTCGCAAGAAAAATAGGCATAATCCCTACTAG
- the LOC115969898 gene encoding WD repeat-containing protein GTS1-like isoform X2, whose translation MAVSLSTNAVKLYSPVTGQYYGECRGHSDTINHISFPGASSPHVLHSSSSDGTIRAWDTRTFQQVLCISAGDSQEVFSFSFGGSTDNLLAAGCKSQILFWDWRNKKQVACLEDAHVEDVTQVHFVPGHQSKLLSASVDGLICIFDTDGDINDDDNLESVINVGTSIGKVGFLGERYQKLWCLTHIETLSVWDWRDAKSEASFQDARSLASDSWTLDHVDYFVDCHYSKEDERLWVIGGSNSGTIGYFPVNYNGVGVIGSPEAVLAGGHTGIVRSVLPMASMQQGGLAQNQGIFGWTGAEDGRLCCWLSDESPQINRSWISTALIMKSPSTRKKNRHNPY comes from the exons ATGGCGGTGTCATTATCAACAAATGCAGTGAAGCTTTACTCACCAGTGACTGGTCAGTACTATGGAGAGTGTAGGGGTCACTCTGATACCATAAATCATATCTCTTTCCCGGGTGCATCAAGTCCACATGTGTTGCACTCTTCCTCTTCTGATGGAACCATTAGAGCTTGGGATACCAGGACATTCCAGCAG GTTTTGTGTATAAGTGCTGGCGATTCACAAGAGGTCTTCAGCTTCTCATTTGGAGGATCAACTGATAATCTTCTTGCTGCAGGATGTAAATCTCAG ATACTCTTCTGGGATTGGAGGAACAAGAAGCAAGTTGCTTGTTTGGAGGACGCTCATGTGGAAGATGTTACGCAG GTTCACTTTGTCCCTGGCCATCAAAGCAAACTTCTTTCTGCATCTGTAGATGGGTTGATATGTATATTTGATACTGATGGAGATATAAATGATGACGATAATCTTGAATCA GTAATTAATGTGGGAACTTCAATTGGTAAAGTGGGGTTTCTTGGAGAGAGGTATCAAAAGCTCTGGTGTTTGACCCATATTGAGACCTTAAG TGTTTGGGACTGGAGAGATGCAAAAAGTGAAGCAAGCTTCCAAGATGCCCGTTCATTAGCTTCTGATAGTTGGACATTAGATCAT GTAGATTATTTTGTCGATTGTCACTACTCAAAAGAAGATGAACGACTATGGGTGATTGGCGGCAGTAACTCTGGCACTATAGGCTACTTTCCAGTAAATTATAATGGAGTGGGAGTCATAGGATCTCCAGAAGCAGTTCTTGCGGGTGGGCATACAGGTATTGTGAGGAGTGTGTTGCCTATGGCAAGTATGCAGCAGGGTGGGCTAGCCCAAAACCAAGGCATTTTTGGATGGACAGGTGCTGAAGATGGCCGCTTATGCTGCTGGTTGTCTGATGAATCTCCTCAGATAAATAGATCATGGATTTCAACCGCATTGATAATGAAGTCACCCAGTACTCGCAAGAAAAATAGGCATAATCCCTACTAG
- the LOC115971826 gene encoding probable U6 snRNA-associated Sm-like protein LSm4, translated as MLPLSLLKSAQGHPMLVELKNGETYNGHLVNCDTWMNIHLREVICTSKDGDRFWRMPECYIRGNTIKYLRVPDEVIDKVQEETKSRSDRKPPGVGRGRGRGREDGPGGRQPKGIGRGLDDGGAKGMGGGRGRGGSGGKAGGSRGAGRGRG; from the exons ATG CTTCCGCTTTCTCTACTTAAGAGTGCCCAAGGGCACCCAATG TTGGTCGAACTGAAAAATGGTGAGACCTACAACGGCCATTTGGTCAATTGTGATACTTGGATGAACATTCATCTCCGGGAAGTCATCTGCACCTctaaa GATGGAGATAGGTTTTGGCGAATGCCTGAATGCTACATCCGTGGGAATACAATCAAGTATCTTAGAGTTCCTGATGAG GTGATCGATAAGGTTCAGGAAGAAACTAAGAGCCGTTCAG ATAGGAAGCCACCTGGTGTTGGTCGTGGACGAGGACGAGGTAGGGAGGATGGTCCTGGTGGACGCCAACCGAAAGGAATTGGGCGTGGCTTGGATGATGGAGGTGCTAAGGGTATGGGTGGAGGCCGAGGTAGAGGTGGATCTGGAGGAAAGGCTGGCGGAAGCAGAG GTGCAGGGCGCGGTCGTGGCTGA
- the LOC115972045 gene encoding DNA mismatch repair protein PMS1-like isoform X1, which produces MEAADSPSPIAIKPINKGVVHRICAGQVIIDLSSAVKELVENSLDAGSTSIEISLKDYGQDYFQVIDNGCGISPSNFKVLALKHHTSKLLDFSDLQSLTTFGFRGEALSSLCALGNLTVETRTKNESVATHLTYDHSGLLVAEKKTARQIGTTVTVKKLFSNLPVRSKEFSRNIRKEYGKLISLLNAYALIAKGVRLVCTNTTGKNAKSVVLKTQGTGSLKDNIITVFGMNIFNCLEPMNIFISDSCKVDGFLSRFGHGSGRNLGDRQFFFVNGRPVDMPKVGKLVNELYKGANSRQYPIAIMNFTVPTRECDVNVTPDKRKIFFSDESSILSALREGLQKIYSPSYAFYPVNKVEECTKEADSSELCSPLEKSHMLKQLSPDGSDLEVIEEHVTEDGIPLKTVENAQQLVHDQEGSIHTNNGKFMEKDFTLRVHGAKKADSSRKLTGHLNSVTTDQIASSPLRVDENGIAANTDSCGHSSYVQSSLKKFVTVNKRKHESISTTLSELPILRNETLSCHLKNDDSERHAAVSRSPKCHDLVDNSAVVNKNEPSKYLRADTILNKFRIPLSSGGNRKDGEPGKEPEGQEKTVPSSTMAPIASSSKDLENKLQDPSVVSPSRSSISILDAPKSPADLELCSTLQFSFQELKTKRQQRLSILQSSGHKDGRAKMKRCYDAATLELAQPDNEERKAKALAAATTELEKLFRKEDFGRMKVIGQFNLGFIIGKLDQDLFIVDQHAADEKYNFERLSQSTIFNQQPLLRPLRLELSTEEEVVASMHIDVIRKNGFTLEEDPHAPPGQHFKLKAVPFSKNITFGVEDVKDLISTLADSEGECSMIGSYKMDTFDSVCPSRVRAMLASRACRSSIMIGDALDRNEMQKILKHLADLKSPWNCPHGRPTMRHLTDLTSIHKRSEGKNVDC; this is translated from the exons ATGGAAGCAGCTGATTCTCCATCTCCAATTgctatcaaacccataaacaaaggTGTGGTTCACAGAATTTGCGCCGGTCAAGTGATCATTGACCTCTCGTCGGCCGTGAAGGAACTCGTCGAGAACAGCCTCGACGCCGGCTCCACCAGCATCGAGATCTCTCTCAAAGACTACGGCCAGGACTACTTCCAGGTCATCGACAATGGCTGCGGCATTTCCCCCAGCAACTTCAAG gTTCTTGCACTTAAGCATCATACGTCGAAATTATTGGATTTTTCTGATCTCCAGTCACTGACCACGTTTGGCTTCAGAGGGGAGGCATTGAGTTCACTTTGTGCTTTGGGGAATCTGACTGTTGAGACTAGGACAAAGAATGAGTCAGTTGCTACACATTTAACTTATGACCATTCAGGTTTACTGGTAGCTGAAAAGAAAACAGCACGCCAAATTGGTACCACGGTCACTGTTAAGAAGTTGTTCTCCAATTTACCTGTGAGAAGCAAAGAATTTAGTCGCAACATTCGCAAGGAATATGGAAAGCTTATTTCGTTATTGAAT GCCTACGCCTTAATTGCAAAAGGAGTTCGGTTAGTCTGCACCAACACAACTGGGAAAAATGCGAAGTCTGTGGTACTTAAAACACAAGGAACTGGTTCTCTTAAAGATAACATCATTACAGTGTTTGGCATGAACATCTTCAACTGCTTAGAGCCTATGAATATATTTATATCAGACAGTTGCAAAGTTGATGGCTTCCTTTCCAGGTTTGGACATGGTAGTGGACGCAACTTGGGAGACAGACAATTCTTTTTTGTTAATGGTCGACCAGTGGATATGCCTAAGGTCGGTAAGCTGGTGAATGAATTATATAAAGGTGCAAACTCCCGGCAGTATCCGATTGCAATCATGAACTTCACTGTTCCAACAAGAGAATGCGATGTTAATGTAACTCCtgataaaaggaaaatatttttttctgatgAAAGCTCCATATTGTCTGCCCTAAGGGAGGGTTTACAGAAGATATATTCTCCAAGTTATGCTTTTTATCCTGTTAATAAAGTTGAGGAGTGCACTAAAGAAGCAGATTCCTCTGAATTGTGCTCTCCACTTGAGAAATCTCATATGTTGAAACAATTATCTCCAGATGGCAGTGATCTAGAAGTTATTGAGGAGCATGTTACAGAGGATGGAATTCCTCTCAAAACAGTTGAAAATGCTCAGCAGCTAGTGCATGATCAAGAAGGATCAATCCACACCAATAATGGCAAATTCATGGAGAAAGATTTCACTCTTAGAGTACATGGCGCTAAAAAGGCCGATAGCAGTAGGAAATTGACTGGTCACCTCAACAGTGTTACAACTGATCAAATTGCTTCTTCCCCTTTACGAGTGGATGAGAATGGAATTGCTGCTAATACAGATTCATGTGGTCATTCAAGCTATGTCCAATCAtcacttaaaaaatttgtaactgtCAATAAAAGAAAGCATGAAAGCATTAGTACAACATTATCTGAACTGCCTATCCTTAGAAATGAAACCCTTTCTTGTCATTTGAAGAATGATGATTCTGAAAGGCATGCTGCTGTTTCAAGATCCCCAAAATGTCATGACCTGGTTGATAATTCTGCTGTGGTGAACAAGAATGAGCCTTCCAAGTATCTTAGAGCAGATAcgattttaaataaatttagaattcCACTTTCTTCTGGAGGCAATCGTAAAGATGGAGAACCTGGAAAG GAACCAGAGGGTCAAGAGAAAACAGTGCCTTCTTCTACCATGGCACCAATTGCGTCATCTAGCAAGGATCTCGAAAATAAATTACAAGATCCTTCTGTTGTGTCTCCGTCACGTTCTTCCATATCCATATTAGATGCTCCAAAGTCACCTGCTGATCTAGAGTTGTGTTCCACCTTGCAATTTAGTTTTCAAGAGTTGAAGACAAAGCGGCAGCAGAGGCTGTCTATTTTACAATCTAGTGGTCATAAAGATGGAAGAGCAAAGATGAAAAG GTGCTATGACGCTGCAACTCTGGAGCTTGCTCAACCTGATAATGAGGAACGAAAGGCAAAGGCTTTAGCTGCAGCTACTACAGAGTTGGAAAAGCTATTCAGAAAGGAGGACTTTGGTAGAATGAAG GTGATTGGGCAATTCAACCTTGGTTTTATAATTGGGAAGTTGGATCAAGATTTATTTATCGTGGATCAG CATGCTGCTGATGAGAAATACAATTTTGAGCGTCTTTCTCAATCAACCATTTTTAACCAACAGCCTTTGCTCCG GCCATTGAGGTTGGAGTTATCTACTGAAGAAGAGGTGGTTGCTTCAATGCACATTGACGTAATTAG GAAAAATGGCTTCACTCTGGAAGAGGATCCACATGCTCCACCTGGGCAGCATTTTAAATTGAAAGCTGTCCCATTCAGTAAAAACATTACTTTTGGAGTCGAAG ATGTCAAGGACCTGATTTCTACTCTAGCTGATAGTGAAGGGGAATGCTCAATGATTGGGAGTTACAAAATGGATACTTTTGACTCTGTTTGCCCAAGCAGAGTTCGTGCAATGCTGGCATCACGTGCATGCAGATCATCTATTATGATTGGAGATGCGCTTGACAGAAATGAGATGCAGAAG ATACTCAAGCATTTGGCAGACCTGAAATCTCCTTGGAATTGCCCGCATGGTAGGCCAACCATGCGTCATTTGACTGACCTGACATCCATTCACAAAAGATCAGAAGGAAAAAATGTGGACTGTTAA
- the LOC115972045 gene encoding DNA mismatch repair protein PMS1-like isoform X2 — MEAADSPSPIAIKPINKGVVHRICAGQVIIDLSSAVKELVENSLDAGSTSIEISLKDYGQDYFQVIDNGCGISPSNFKVLALKHHTSKLLDFSDLQSLTTFGFRGEALSSLCALGNLTVETRTKNESVATHLTYDHSGLLVAEKKTARQIGTTVTVKKLFSNLPVRSKEFSRNIRKEYGKLISLLNAYALIAKGVRLVCTNTTGKNAKSVVLKTQGTGSLKDNIITVFGMNIFNCLEPMNIFISDSCKVDGFLSRFGHGSGRNLGDRQFFFVNGRPVDMPKVGKLVNELYKGANSRQYPIAIMNFTVPTRECDVNVTPDKRKIFFSDESSILSALREGLQKIYSPSYAFYPVNKVEECTKEADSSELCSPLEKSHMLKQLSPDGSDLEVIEEHVTEDGIPLKTVENAQQLVHDQEGSIHTNNGKFMEKDFTLRVHGAKKADSSRKLTGHLNSVTTDQIASSPLRVDENGIAANTDSCGHSSYVQSSLKKFVTVNKRKHESISTTLSELPILRNETLSCHLKNDDSERHAAVSRSPKCHDLVDNSAVVNKNEPSKYLRADTILNKFRIPLSSGGNRKDGEPGKEPEGQEKTVPSSTMAPIASSSKDLENKLQDPSVVSPSRSSISILDAPKSPADLELCSTLQFSFQELKTKRQQRLSILQSSGHKDGRAKMKRCYDAATLELAQPDNEERKAKALAAATTELEKLFRKEDFGRMKVIGQFNLGFIIGKLDQDLFIVDQHAADEKYNFERLSQSTIFNQQPLLRPLRLELSTEEEVVASMHIDVIRKNGFTLEEDPHAPPGQHFKLKAVPFSKNITFGVEVSLSRCQGPDFYSS, encoded by the exons ATGGAAGCAGCTGATTCTCCATCTCCAATTgctatcaaacccataaacaaaggTGTGGTTCACAGAATTTGCGCCGGTCAAGTGATCATTGACCTCTCGTCGGCCGTGAAGGAACTCGTCGAGAACAGCCTCGACGCCGGCTCCACCAGCATCGAGATCTCTCTCAAAGACTACGGCCAGGACTACTTCCAGGTCATCGACAATGGCTGCGGCATTTCCCCCAGCAACTTCAAG gTTCTTGCACTTAAGCATCATACGTCGAAATTATTGGATTTTTCTGATCTCCAGTCACTGACCACGTTTGGCTTCAGAGGGGAGGCATTGAGTTCACTTTGTGCTTTGGGGAATCTGACTGTTGAGACTAGGACAAAGAATGAGTCAGTTGCTACACATTTAACTTATGACCATTCAGGTTTACTGGTAGCTGAAAAGAAAACAGCACGCCAAATTGGTACCACGGTCACTGTTAAGAAGTTGTTCTCCAATTTACCTGTGAGAAGCAAAGAATTTAGTCGCAACATTCGCAAGGAATATGGAAAGCTTATTTCGTTATTGAAT GCCTACGCCTTAATTGCAAAAGGAGTTCGGTTAGTCTGCACCAACACAACTGGGAAAAATGCGAAGTCTGTGGTACTTAAAACACAAGGAACTGGTTCTCTTAAAGATAACATCATTACAGTGTTTGGCATGAACATCTTCAACTGCTTAGAGCCTATGAATATATTTATATCAGACAGTTGCAAAGTTGATGGCTTCCTTTCCAGGTTTGGACATGGTAGTGGACGCAACTTGGGAGACAGACAATTCTTTTTTGTTAATGGTCGACCAGTGGATATGCCTAAGGTCGGTAAGCTGGTGAATGAATTATATAAAGGTGCAAACTCCCGGCAGTATCCGATTGCAATCATGAACTTCACTGTTCCAACAAGAGAATGCGATGTTAATGTAACTCCtgataaaaggaaaatatttttttctgatgAAAGCTCCATATTGTCTGCCCTAAGGGAGGGTTTACAGAAGATATATTCTCCAAGTTATGCTTTTTATCCTGTTAATAAAGTTGAGGAGTGCACTAAAGAAGCAGATTCCTCTGAATTGTGCTCTCCACTTGAGAAATCTCATATGTTGAAACAATTATCTCCAGATGGCAGTGATCTAGAAGTTATTGAGGAGCATGTTACAGAGGATGGAATTCCTCTCAAAACAGTTGAAAATGCTCAGCAGCTAGTGCATGATCAAGAAGGATCAATCCACACCAATAATGGCAAATTCATGGAGAAAGATTTCACTCTTAGAGTACATGGCGCTAAAAAGGCCGATAGCAGTAGGAAATTGACTGGTCACCTCAACAGTGTTACAACTGATCAAATTGCTTCTTCCCCTTTACGAGTGGATGAGAATGGAATTGCTGCTAATACAGATTCATGTGGTCATTCAAGCTATGTCCAATCAtcacttaaaaaatttgtaactgtCAATAAAAGAAAGCATGAAAGCATTAGTACAACATTATCTGAACTGCCTATCCTTAGAAATGAAACCCTTTCTTGTCATTTGAAGAATGATGATTCTGAAAGGCATGCTGCTGTTTCAAGATCCCCAAAATGTCATGACCTGGTTGATAATTCTGCTGTGGTGAACAAGAATGAGCCTTCCAAGTATCTTAGAGCAGATAcgattttaaataaatttagaattcCACTTTCTTCTGGAGGCAATCGTAAAGATGGAGAACCTGGAAAG GAACCAGAGGGTCAAGAGAAAACAGTGCCTTCTTCTACCATGGCACCAATTGCGTCATCTAGCAAGGATCTCGAAAATAAATTACAAGATCCTTCTGTTGTGTCTCCGTCACGTTCTTCCATATCCATATTAGATGCTCCAAAGTCACCTGCTGATCTAGAGTTGTGTTCCACCTTGCAATTTAGTTTTCAAGAGTTGAAGACAAAGCGGCAGCAGAGGCTGTCTATTTTACAATCTAGTGGTCATAAAGATGGAAGAGCAAAGATGAAAAG GTGCTATGACGCTGCAACTCTGGAGCTTGCTCAACCTGATAATGAGGAACGAAAGGCAAAGGCTTTAGCTGCAGCTACTACAGAGTTGGAAAAGCTATTCAGAAAGGAGGACTTTGGTAGAATGAAG GTGATTGGGCAATTCAACCTTGGTTTTATAATTGGGAAGTTGGATCAAGATTTATTTATCGTGGATCAG CATGCTGCTGATGAGAAATACAATTTTGAGCGTCTTTCTCAATCAACCATTTTTAACCAACAGCCTTTGCTCCG GCCATTGAGGTTGGAGTTATCTACTGAAGAAGAGGTGGTTGCTTCAATGCACATTGACGTAATTAG GAAAAATGGCTTCACTCTGGAAGAGGATCCACATGCTCCACCTGGGCAGCATTTTAAATTGAAAGCTGTCCCATTCAGTAAAAACATTACTTTTGGAGTCGAAG TTTCTTTGAGCAGATGTCAAGGACCTGATTTCTACTCTAGCTGA
- the LOC115970786 gene encoding thiamine pyrophosphokinase 1-like isoform X2, whose amino-acid sequence MPLLFPHEDPSHVRTRYKPDVIKGDMDSIRTEVLDFYANLGTKILDESQDQDTTDLHKCVAYMRDITPNLDKPNLCILVAGALGGRFDHTLGNLNVLLVFSSLRIILITDESLVRLLPRTHRHEIHIQSSVEGPHCGLIPFPLSKSTTTTGLQWDLTNTEMRFGGLISTSNVVKGEKITVESDADLIWTISVK is encoded by the exons GTACAAGCCTGATGTTATTAAAGGTGACATGGATTCAATCCGGACAGAAGTACTGGACTTTTATGCAAACCTG GGAACCAAGATATTGGATGAATCTCAAGATCAGGACACCACTGATCTACATAAATGTGTAGCATATATGCGTGACATTACACCAAACCTTGATAAGCCAAAT CTATGCATTCTTGTTGCTGGAGCACTTGGTGGGCGGTTTGATCACACGTTAGGAAACCTCAATGTTCTGCTTGTCTTTTCAAGCTTGAGAATAATTCTTATAACTGACGAATCACTTGTTCGCCTTCTTCCAAGAACTCATCGTCATGAGATCCATATTCAATCCTCTGTTGAGGGTCCGCATTGTGGACTCATTCCTTTTCCATTATCCAAAAGCACTACAACGACTGGACTTCAATGGGATCTCA CTAATACAGAGATGAGGTTTGGTGGTTTAATAAGCACATCAAATGTtgtaaaaggagaaaaaataacAGTGGAATCTGATGCCGATCTGATTTGGACAATCTCCGTGAAATAG